From Salvelinus namaycush isolate Seneca chromosome 9, SaNama_1.0, whole genome shotgun sequence:
CCTTCTCTCCCAAAAAAACATCCTGACTCTCTCTTGTGATCTGAAATGATGGGTATGAAACAGGGTTGTCCACTGAGTCCATTGAAGTATTTGATATGTTACTCGGTGTCAACCAAGGGATTTGTTTGGTGTTAGGCCCAAGTTTACCATCCCCTCAGTACAGATCATGTTCTGCTTCCATATAGATTTAGCCCATTCATCCCAGGATGACCCATTCCTTTATCTCCCCTGCAGTGTCGGACATAAGGATTATCTTAGGGAAGAAGGTGGAGGACATCCTGAAACGCTCCATTAGCGTGTTGTCCACTGAAGGGGAGTGGGAGCTGATGGACATCAAATCCAGGAGGTTCAATTTATCAGCACTCGATCAGGGAGAAAGCAACCCCTATGATGAGCTCTACTTCCACGTACGAACCCAAAGCACTGCAAATTCTCAGATGCCATTCATTTGGCTCTACTACTACAGAACGTTGAGTTCTCTATATTTCTAGCCAAACAATTGTTTCAGAGAGTACTTCCTGTTTCACACATATGATGCTAACCCAGATAATTATGGCTTTGTCATGTCTGAAATGGGAATATATTGCATAACACCAAATCACCCTTGAAGGTTGTCATTGACCGTTGTGTCTCTGAACTGTAGATTGTCCTGAGGCGCAGACCAACCCTCTACGTGGTGAACCTCCTGATCCCCAGCTTCTTTCTCATCACTGTGGATCTCTTCAGCTTCCTGCTGCCTCCCCAAAACGTGGACCGCTCCTCCTTCAAGATGAGCCTTATTTTTGGCTACTCCGTCTTCCTGCTCATCGTGAATGACCTGCTGCCAGTCACAGGAAGCACCATACCATTGATAAGTGAGTATGAGAgcctcccaggtggcgcagtggtctaaggcactgcatcgcagcgacAGAGCCCAGGCTCTGCCTCAGCCGGCTGTGACTGGGAGGTCCATGGGGGACGCagagcgttgtccgggttagggagggtttggctggcagagatatccttgtctcatcatgcactagtgactcctgtggcgggctagGTGCAGtgcaggtgtatggtgtttcctacggcacattggtgaggctggcttctgggttggatgtgcattttgtcaagaagcagtgcggctaggttgggttgtgtttcagaggatgcataGCTCTCGACCTTAGCCTCTCCTGAGTCTGTGTGGGAggtgcagtgatgagacaagactgtaactactacaaATTGGATACCGTGAAAAGGGGGTCAAAAAATGATAAGTGAGTATGAAAACATGTGTACTGGAAACCCCATTTTTGTCGTAAGTCGTAGATGTTCACTTTGTGTTATTTAATTAGCTGGTTAGGGGAAGTGTCTTTTTTTAAGTCCACTTCCTTTGTTCTCCTAAGAGTTGCTGAATATtttcctctcttcacctcccttTTCCTCCTCCCGCCCATGCAGATGTGTTTTTCGCCATCTGCTTGGCTCTGATGGTGGCCAGCCTGCTGGAGACTATTCTCATCACCAACCTCCTGGTCGGCTCCAGTAACTTCCACCCAGTGCCTGGCTGGGTCCGAGTGCTCGTCCTGCGCTTCATGGGCACCCTCGTCTGGCTGCCTCAGAAATCAAGAGAGGACAAGATCATCCTCAATCCAGTTGCAGGAGGTACCCCTGATCTGATCCCTTCAGGGAGTTACAATTACACAGACTTTCAGGCAATTAGCAGAtccttgtcttgtcttgtcccaACCCAAAGCAATATTGTGAAGCATTCAATTATAGGCCTAAACAGTAACATAAATGCAGGTATCACCCTGAGAAATGTTTGCAGCCATTTGACAGTATTGTACTATCCAGGTACATTAATCATTTCCGTCTTTAGGAGGTACATTCAAAATGTCTCCTTTCTCCCATCCTTCCCTCTTTTCTCTAACAAACAGACTTGAAAGTCTGCCCTCCAGTGTCGGTGGAGAGACAGGTTCAAACAGGAGAACCAGGTGAGATGTGGGCAGAGGCAGGCGATCCAGCCCTGGCGGAGCTGAGGAATCTGGGCAATGACCTGCAGTCCATCCGCCTCCAGGTGGCCCAGCATGTGGACGGGAACCAGATCTCCCAGGACTGGATGCAGGTGGGCTACATCCTCGACCGGCTGCTGTTTGGCGTCTACTGCATCTTCATCACCTTCAGCTTCATCGTCATCCTCAGCATCTGGAGTAATTCGTACAACCAGTGATGTAATAAATAAAATAGGTGGTTAAACGCCATTCGTTGTGAAATAAGTAACGCTCCCTATATGTTCTTAGCATTTTTCCATGATAGGTGGCTAAATATTTGTGTAAAATACAAAATGTGTGGAAATAGTGCTTACCCTCCACTACCACCGCGTACAAGACTTAAGAGTCTACCATGTTGTCAACTGCTGTTTAGATTTAAAAACAATTACCTTAAAATTACCATAACTTTAACAATTGTTTGTTTGATCTTCTGGCTGCACTGAGTAGGTATGTTGACTTATATATTACTATATAAGaggaaatatatttttatttgtcaaataaaCATACTGTCACGAAAACCACTGTTTCATTACTAACAACAATTCATTGGGGTTATCTGAGATGTTTTCTGAATTGTAATGTTGATGGTGGATCAATGATGATGAAGATCTGTCACGCAAGACATGGATCAATGACATGCAAAGTAGGGGATCATCCAAAAACCACATCCTTGTTTGATTAGAGTGTCGACATACAGGAAGTTATTttggggtattttattaggatccccatttgctgttacaaaagcagcagctactcttcctggggtccatacaatgctcttagttttagagatgttcagttctagtttattactggccacccattccaaaactgactACAACTCCTTGTTAatggtttcagtgacttcattagctgtgtttGCTGAAACGCACATGGTTGAATCATCatcatacatagacacacaggctttgtttaatgctACCATGTTTAatggtcattggtaaaaatagaaaaagtagagagctgccctgcggtacaccatatcatacatgtttgacattacagaggcttccattaaagaaaaacACTCtaagttctattagatagatagctctgaatccacaatatgtcAGAGGTTGAAAATCcataaaacatacagtaccagtcaaaagtttgcacacacctactcattcaagggtttttctttattttaatattttctacattgtagaataatagtgaagacatcaaaatgatgaaataacacagatgggatcatgtagaaaccaaaaaagtggtaaacagattattcaaagtagccaccctttgcctcgatgacagctttgcccactcttgacattctctcaactagcttcatgaggtgatgtagcacgcgctccagcaggtatatctctctggtcacccccaaaaccaattcttcctttggccgtctctccttccagttctctgctgccaatgactggaacgaactacaaaaatctctgaaactggaaacacttatctccctcacgagctttaagcatcagctgtcagagcatctcacagattactgcacctgtacatagcccatctaaaatttagcccaaacaactacctcttcccctactgtatttgtttatttatttattttgctcctctGCACCCCATTATttgtatttctactttgcacattcttccactgcaaatctaccattccagtgttttacttgctatattgaatttacttcgccaccatggcctttttttgccttcacctcccttatctcacctcatttgcacacactgtatatagacttcttctgttgtattattgactgtatgtttgttttattccatgtgtaactctgtgttgttgtatgtgtcgaactgctttgctttatcttggccaggtcgcagttgtaaatgagaacttgttctcaactagcctacctggttaaataaaggtgaaataaaaataaaataaaaaaataacacaagTTATATAACAAATGATTTGGGTGGGAGAGCTGAATGGAGGGAAGTTGGGACACCTGTTCCTTCGTGTGCTGAGGTGAACCCCCAGCTCATTTCCATAGCCCAGTACGTGTATTGTCTGCAGAGCTGTGGTACACTATCGTCCGATGCCCACTGGTTGCACTTGTTGCATAGGTTGGTACACCACAGCTCTGGGGTGAAAtgtcccctaggtacagatctaggatcagcctctcctcccccaatcctaaccttaaccattagtgtggAAAAGGATAAACTGACCCAGGATCAGCATCGATGGGCAACTTCCCCTCCACCACAGCCATTTACTGTGGCTCACGCCTGTTTTGAATCCAACCACCTGCAGGTAAAGTAGCTCTGTACCACAAGAGTTCACCTGCTCTACTGACCACCTCATTTGCCCCAAGGTTTATGGATCTCACTCATGGTCTTCTCTGTTGCTAGGAATATTGCTACAACACTTTAGTTTGATTGTACAATCAAGAATATCATTGAAACCTTGCGTCACTTCTAAGGGATCAGAGATCTTTGTGTCAGGAGATTGGTGTTGAAAATAGTCTGGAGCTGTGATTTTCTGAGGATTCTCCAAAAGCAacttcatctatattcttcgtagttgtctatttaccaccacaaaccgatgctggcactatggccgcactcaatgagctgtatacggctaGAAGCGAACAGGAAAaggctcatccagaggcggtgctcctagtggccggggactttaatgcagggaaacttaaatatgTTTTACCTCAGTTCTACCAGCATTTTAAATGtccaaccagagggaaaacaactctggaccacctttacacAACACAGAGAcgagtacaaagctctccctcgccctccatttggcaaatctgaccataattctatcctccagATTCCTGCTTagaagcaaaaattaaagcaggaagcaccagtgactctgtcaacaaaaaagtggtcagatgaagcagatgctaagctacaggacagtttttctagcacagactggaatatgtaccgggattcttccgatgtcATTAAGGAGTACAACACATCAGTcgctggcttcatcaataactgCATCGATGAGGTAGTCCCGACAGTGACTGTAcctacataccccaaccagaaaacatggattacaggcaacatccgcactgagataaagggtagagctgccgctttcaaggagcaggactttaacccagaagcttataagaaatcccactatgccgtCCGACAAACtatcaaacagacaaagcgtcTATACATGACTAAGATCGAATTGCACTAAACCGGCttcgacgctcgtcggatgtggcaggaattgcaaactgttacagactacaaagggaagcacagccgagagctgcccagtgacacgagcctaccagacgagctaaattacttctatgctcgcttcgaggcaagtaacactgaaacatgcatgagagcatcagctgttctggacgactgtgtgatcacgctctccatagctgatgtgagtaagagctttaaacaggtcaacattcacaaggccgcagggtcagacggattaccagaacaTGTACTATGAGCATGcgctgacaagtgtcttcactgacattttcaacctctccctgtccgagtctgtaataccagcatgtttcaagcagaccaccatagttcctgtgcccaagaacactaaggtaacctgcttaaatgactactgacctgtagcactcacgtctgtagccatgaagtgctttgaaaggctggtcatggctcaaatcaccaccattatcccagaaaccctagacccactccaatttgaataccgccccaacagatccagagatgatgcaatctctattgcactccacactgccctttcacacctggacaagaggaacacctacagtatgtgagaaggctattcattgactacagctcagcgttcaacaccatagtgccctcaaagctcatcactaagctaaggaccctgggactaaacacctgcctctgcaactggatcctggacttcctaaatgggccgcccccaggtgataagggtagggaacaacatatccgccacgctgatcctcaacacgggggcccctcaggggtgcgtgctcagtcccctcctgtactccctgttcattcataactgcacggccaggcatgactccaacaccatccttaagtttgctgataacagtggtaggccagatcaccgacaacgaagaacaacctatagggaggaggtcagagacctggcagtgtggtgccaggacaacaacctctccctcaacgtgattaagacaaaggagatgattgtggactacaagaaaaggaggaccgagcatgcccccattctcatcgacgggactgtagtggagcaggttgagagcttcaagttccttggtgtccacatcaccaacaaactaacatggtccaaacacaccaagacagtcgtgaactgggcacaacaaaatctatttcccctcaggagactgaaaagatttggcatgggtcctcagatcctcaaaaggttctacagctgcaccatcgagagcatcctgactggttgcatcactgcccggtatggcaactgctcggcctacgtacggtccagtacatcactggggccaagattcctgccgtccaggacctctataccaggcagtgtcagcggaatgccctaaaaattgtcaaagactccacctaccctagtcatagactgttctctctgctaccacacggcaagcggtaccggagcgccaagtctaggtcaaagaggcttctaaacagcttctacccctacgccataagactcctgaacatcttatcaaatggctacccaaactatttgcattgaccccctctCCCTTTATTTAcgatgctgctactctctgttattatctatgcatagttactttaataaTAACTCTACGTACATATACATAttaacctcaattacctcgactaaccggtgcccccgcacattgactctataccggtaccccctgtatatagcctagctaTTCTTCCTTTTGtgaggtatttttcttaaaactgcgttgttggttaagtgcttgtaagtaagcatttcactgtaaggtctacacctgttttattcagcGCATGTTACAAATAACTTTTGATTTGTTATGCCATGACATTGCATCAACATAAGTGGTTAACTATGCAAattagtctgtatatataaaatgTGTTGCCATCGTTATGGGAGTGAGGTAACAAAGCTTTGCTCTAGATAGTTCTTCAGCCAAACTGTAGGATTTAAACGGTCAACAGTAGTTTGCAAAAACTTGCAGCTTGCTGTTTGATGGCAGCCAAGGATTTGTCCAAAATGGAGGTAAATATCGTTCATTCTAATGCCTTTCGTGACAATTGGGGGTTGTACGTTACGtaagttgtgtgtctgtgtgttgtgatTCAATGCATTACTGTAACTGCTCAAAGCTTTTGTTAGGTCTCTTGTGGTAAATTAAGGTGTGAATTCTTATTGTAATTCATGGTGCTATACACATTGGGTTAATTATCAAACAGAACCTTGTGGGAACGtgttactgctattagcccatactgtaggtacagtacatattgaataacagattcattcATGGAAAAACACCGTTTTTTTTACTAGATCAGGGAATGTGAAAATGTTTAGACCAATATTTAACCTATTTAAAACTGCTTccatgcagtggtggaaaagaacccaaaagtaaagatactttaatagaacatgactcaaatcaaatcaaagtgtatttgtcacatgtgccgaatacaacaggtatagatagaccttacagtgaaatgcttacttacaagcacttaaccaacaatgcagtttaaagaaaaataattaagtaaaaaatagataagtaaataatatatattttttaaagaagtaACTAATAAGAGCAGCACTaaaaacaatagcgaggctatatacagggggtaccggtacagaatcaatggttagttaaggtaattgaggtaatatgtacatagaGTTAGTGACTAAAAGAGGGGTGGGGCAATGCAAATaatctgggtagctatttgatttgctgttcagaagtcttatggcttgggggtaaatgCTGtgaagaagcctcttggacctagacttggcgctctggtaccgcttgctgtgcggtaacAGAAAGAgcagtctataactagggtggctggagtctttgacaattttaagggccttcctctgacaccgcctggtatagaggtcctggatggcaggaagcttggccccagtaatgtgCTGTGCCCTatgcactactctctgtagtgacttgcggtcggaggccggagcagttgccatacaaggcagtgatgcaaccagtcaggatgctctcgacggtgcagctgtagaactttttgaggatctgaggacccatgccaaatcttttcagtctcctgagggggaaaatactttgtcgtgccctcttcacgactgtccttgtgtgtttggaccatgatagtttgttgatgatgtggacatcaaagaacttgaaactctcaacccgctcaagtacagccccgtcgatgagaatgggggcgtgctcggtcctccttttcctgtagtccacaatcatctcttttttGATAAGTgaagtgaagacacttgccagttggtcagcgcatgctcggagtacacatcctggtaatccgtctgttcttacagccttgtgaatgttgacctgtttaaaggtcttactcacattagctacggagagcgtgatcacacagtcgtccagaacagctgatgatATCATGcttgtttcagtgttgcttgcctcgaagcgagcatagaagtaatttagctcgtctggtaggcttgtgtcacagggcagctcgtggctgtgcttcccattgtagcctgtaatagtttgcaagccctgccacatccgacgagcgtcggagccggtgtagtacgattcaatctttgtcctgtattgaagctttgtctgtttgatggttcgtcggagggcttagcgggatttcttataagcttccaggttagagtcccgctccctGAAAGAGGcaactctaccctttagctcagtgcggatgttgtctgtaatccatggcttctggttggggtatgtacgtacagtcacagtggagacgacatcatcaatgcacgtattgatgaagccagtgactgatgtggtatactcctcaatgccatcggaagaatcctggaacatattccagtctgtgctagcaaaacagtcctgtagcttagcatctgcttcatctgaccactttttattgaccgagtcactggtgcttcctactGTAGttgtgcttgtaagcaggaatgaggaggatagaattatggtcagatgtGCCAAATGGATGGCGAGGGGGACctttgtacacatctctgtgtgtggagtaaaggtggtctagagtttgtttccctctggttgcacatttaacatgctggtagaactgaggtaaaacagatttaagtttccctgcattaaagtccccggccactaggagcaccgcctctggatgagcctTTTCCTGTTCGCTTCtagccgtatacagctcattgagtgcggatttagtgccagcatcagtttttggtggtatatagacagctatgaagaatatagatgaaaactctcttggtaaatagtgtggtctacagcttatcatgcgatactctacctcaggcgagcaaaacctcgagacttccttagatttcatgtaccagctgttgtttacaaatatacatagaccgccatcCCTTGTCTTACAAGAGGTGGCTGTTCTATCCTTCTGAAAAAGCAGGAAACCCACCatctgtatgttattcatgtcttcgttcagccacgactctgtgaaacataagacattacagtttttaatgtcccgttggtaggatatacgtgctcgtagtttgtatattttattatccaatgatttgacagtggctaataggaccgacagtaaaggcagattacccactcgccgtaGGATCCTTAGAAAGCCCCCTGATATCTCCGATATCttcgtctctttctcctgcgaattaGTGGGATGAGttccttgtcgggtgtctggagtaaatcctacgcgtccgactcattaaataaaaaatattcttcCACTACAAGGAGAGGAATCCCTGTCCAGATGTCTAGAATCtctttcagtcataagagacggtggcagaaacattatgtacaaaataagttacaaataatgtgaaaaaacacacacaattccACAATAGGTTAGGGGaccgtaaaatggcagccatctcctccggagCCATTATCATGGGTAGAGatatgactcaagtaaaagtgaaagtcaccctgtAAAATAATATTTGAGtataagtctaaaagtatttggttttaaatatacttaagtatttaaagtaaaagtaaaatgagtgagtccgccagatcagaggcagtagggatgaccagggatgttgtcttGATAGGGGCATTCaaaacgagtacttttgggtgtctggGAAACTGTACCTAAAAAGTCCATCATTTTCATTAGGAATGAaatggagtaaaagttgtcaaaaatataaatagttaagtACCCAAAAGATTACTTAGTAGTATtattaagtatttttacttaagtactttacaccactgcttccataaatatactgtatatatatatatatatgtacctCCCAAAAAATATTAACtggtaccttcagatgagtcttgtaATGCTTGTAAGCGTCCTAGAGCCAAACAAGCGACcggttcgtgagagtctcacctttcgaTAGaggtgtagcccaaactgttcgcaCAGAATTTGGCAGATCGGCAGTATCAACTTCAAACAAGTCTCGTGACACTTGTGGgcgtcgtagagcaaaacggagtaCACCAACAtatttgtgagagtctcatctgtCTATAGAGTGGTCATATTAATTTGTTCGGACTCCACAGACGTCTTAGTGAGAGGAACAATTTTAGAGATGTTTAACGTTCCGACAAACATCGCTGAAGtccggccaccttccaccgcaaaTGCTGAAAGCCGTCATTggcagatgtggtggattgagacgcagcccacgCAAAAAAAATATATCTCTATCTTAAACAGACAGAtctttgtattatgctaattagaatTCTGCGGGAGAGCGGACATCTTAACAAACACTTTAATTCTGTCCCTTTTTATTGCACTAGTGACTGATTCAGTCAAGATTAAGGAATATAAAACATATGATTTATATCATGCCCATGGTTTTAAGTCGTCCCCATAtttcaccctgtctcacagtatGGATCAAAGCACAGCTCCCATCATCCCTTATGTGTACATTAAGCATACTGGTATAGTGCGAGACGCCAACCCTGTCAGAGTGGTTAGCTCCTGTAAACTGGACATCTACACCTTCCCCTTTGACGTCCAGAACTGCACCTTCACCTTCAGATCCTACATCCACCACGGTAAGACGTCAACGCAACCACGCTTTAGGACTAACTTGAAAATAAGGGTCCGAAGCCAAACCCATCGCTCCTTCTCTCCCAAAAAAACATCCTGACTCTCTCTTGTGATCGGAAATGATAGGTATGAAACAGGGTTGTCCACTGGTTCAATTGAGTTTTTGATACATTACTCGGTGTCAACCAAGGGATCTGTTTGCCATTAGGCCCAAGTTTACCATCCCCTCAGTACAGATCATGTTCTGCTTCCATATAGGTTCAGCCCATTCATCCCAGGATGACCCATTCCTTTATCTCCCCTGCAGTGTCGGACATAAGGATTATCTTAGGGAGGAAGGTGGAGGACATCCTGAAACGCTCCATTAGCGTGTTGTCCACCGAAGGGGAGTGGGAGCTGATGGACATCAAATCCAGCAAGTTAAAGTTATCAACATTCAATCAGGGAGAAAGCAACCCCTATGATGAGCTCTGCTTCTATGTAAGAAGCCAAAGCACTGCAATTTCTCAGACGCCATTCATTTGGGCTCTACAACTACAGAACGTTGACTTTTGTTTCAGAGAGAACTTCCTGTTTCACACATAGGATGCTAACCCAGCTAATTATGGCTTTGTCATGTCTGAAATGGGAATATATTGCATAACACCAAATCACCCTTGAAGGTTGTCATTGACCGTTGTGTCTCTGAACTGTAGATTGTCCTGAGGCGCAGAGCAACCCTCTACGTGGTGAACCTCCTGATCCCCAGCTGCTTCCTTATCACTGTGGATCTCTTCAGCTTCCTGCTGCCTCCCCAGAACGTGGACCGCTCCTCTTGCTCATCGTGAATGACCTTCTGCCCGTCACAGGAAGCACCATCCCACTGATAAGTGAGTATGAAAACATGTTTACTGGGAACACCATAAAAGTCATAAATGTAGATGTAGATGTTTACTTTGTGTTATTGGATTAGCTGCTTAAGGCAAGTATCATTTTGAAGTCCACTTCCTTTGTCCTCCTAAGAGTGGCTGAATATtttcctctcttcacctccctcctcctcctcctcccgccCATGCAGATGTGTTCTTTGCCATCTGCTTGGCTCTGATGGTGGCCAGCCTGCTGGAGACTATTCTCATCACCAACCTCCTGGTCGGCTCCAGTAACTTCCACCCAGTGCCTGGCTGGGTCCGATTGCTCGTCCTGCACTTCATGGGCACCCTCGTCTGGCTGCCTCAGAAATCAAGAGAGGACAAGATCATCCTCAATCCAGTTTCAGGAGGTACCCCTGATCTGATCCTTCCAGGGATTTACAATTACACAGACTTTCAGGCAATTAGCAGATCCTTGTCTTGTCCAACCCAATGCAATATAGTGAAGCATTCAATAACAGGCCTGAACAGTATCATAAATGCAGGTATCACTCTGAGAAATGTTTCCATCCACTTGACTAGGTCCGACCTTAGACAGAATTGTACTTCCCACGTAAGTCAATCATTTCTGTCTTTAGGAGGTATATTAATAATTTCTCATttctcccttccttccctctttTCTCTAACAAACAGACTTGAAAGTCTGCCCTCTAGTGTCGGTGGTGAGACAGGTTCAAAAAGGAGAACCAGGTGAGATGTGGGCAGAGGCAGGCGATTCAGCCCTGGCGGAGCTGAAGAATCTGGGCAATGACCTGCAGTCCATCCGCATCCAGGTGGCCCAGCATGTGGACGGGAACCAGATCTCCCAGGACTGGATGCAGGTGGGCTACATCATAGACCGGCTGCTGTTTGGCGTCTACTGCATCTTCATCACCTTCAGCTTCATCGTCATCCTCAGCATCTGGAGTAATTCGTTCAACCAGTgatgtaataaataaaaaataggtGGTTAAATGCCATTCGTTGTGAAATAAGTAACGCTCCCTATATGTTCTTAGCATTTTTCCATGATAGGTGGCTAAATATTTGTGTTAAAATACAAAATGTGTGGAAATAGTgcttaccctccactacaccaccgcGTACAAGACTTAAGAGTCTACCATGTTGTCAACTGCTGTTTAGATTTAAAAACAATTACCTTAAAATTACCATAACTTTAACGATCGTTTGTTTGATCTTCTGGCTGCACTGAGTAGGTATGTTGACTTACATATTACTATATTAGaggaaatatatttttatttgtcaaataaaCATACTGTCACGAAAACCACTGTTTCATTACTAACAACAATTCATTGGGGTTATCTGAGATGTTTTCTGAATTGTAATGTTGATGGTGGATCAATGATGATGAAGATCTGTCACGCAAGACATGGATCAATGACATGCAAAGTAGGGGATCATCCAAAAACCACATCCTTGTTTGATTAGTGTCGACATACAGGAAGG
This genomic window contains:
- the LOC120053689 gene encoding 5-hydroxytryptamine receptor 3A-like, which translates into the protein MVTIVSPAPCLRCKIVVNCTNPNTISLLAALENVMKLYSIRPVMNLSTPTNISMYFTLYGILGVSSPYFTLFYSMDENRAPIVPYVYIKHTGIVRDANPVRVVSSCNLDIYTFPFDVQNCTFTFNSYIHRVSDIRIILGKKVEDILKRSISVLSTEGEWELMDIKSRRFNLSALDQGESNPYDELYFHIVLRRRPTLYVVNLLIPSFFLITVDLFSFLLPPQNVDRSSFKMSLIFGYSVFLLIVNDLLPVTGSTIPLINVFFAICLALMVASLLETILITNLLVGSSNFHPVPGWVRVLVLRFMGTLVWLPQKSREDKIILNPVAGDLKVCPPVSVERQVQTGEPGEMWAEAGDPALAELRNLGNDLQSIRLQVAQHVDGNQISQDWMQVGYILDRLLFGVYCIFITFSFIVILSIWSNSYNQ